The Lagopus muta isolate bLagMut1 chromosome 4, bLagMut1 primary, whole genome shotgun sequence genome has a window encoding:
- the LOC125692098 gene encoding LRP2-binding protein isoform X1: MEARSEAACLPSGDDSHAASLARRAEDGDPWTCFLRGQRYYEEGRYEEAFVQFEKNKDTDFQALYQLGVMHYDGLGTNKDPEKGVEYMKKILYSDSPDARHLRFAAAYNLGRAHYEGYGVKHSTEEAERLWLIAADHGNPKASVKAQSTLGMLYSMPDLKDLKKAFFWHSEACGNGSLESQGALGVMYLYGQGIRRNSKAALKCLKAAAERGNIYAQGHLVEYYYSRRFFSTAAAIAKRTTENDNIEMLATMTDCLPAYAAKGVAIAAFYLARCLHLGRGTEKDEAAAKKYYSKACLLDPDVASELELKANLGRI, encoded by the exons ATGGAAGCGCGCAGCGAGGCTGCATGCCTGCCGTCGG GGGACGACAGCCATGCTGCCTCGCTGGCAAGGAGAGCAGAAGATGGAGATCCCTGGACGTGCTTTCTAAGAGGACAGCGGTACTATGAAGAG GGGAGGTATGAAGAAGCATTCGtacaatttgaaaaaaacaagGACACAGATTTTCAGGCACTGTATCAGCTTGGTGTAATGCATTACGATGGACTAGGCACTAATAAGGACCCT GAAAAGGGAGTGGAATACATGAAGAAAATACTCTACTCTGattccccagatgcaagacaCTTAAGGTTTGCAGCTGCGTACAATCTTGGCAGAGCACATTATGAAGGATATGGTGTTAAGCATTCAACTGAAGAGgctgaaag GTTGTGGCTTATTGCTGCAGACCATGGGAATCCAAAAGCAAGCGTGAAGGCCCAGAGTACTTTAGGAATGCTTTATTCCATGCCAGATCTAAAGGATCTGAAGAAG GCCTTTTTCTGGCACTCAGAAGCATGTGGCAACGGAAGCCTGGAATCACAGGGTGCACTTGGTGTTATGTATCTCTATGGACAAGGTATACGTCGGAACAGTAAGGCTGCTCTGAAGTgcttgaaagcagcagcagaaagaggaaacatCTATGCTCAAGGCCACCTTGTGGAATATTATTACAGTAGAAGATTCTTCTCAACAGCTGCTGCCATAGCCAAAAG GACTACAGAAAATGACAACATCGAGATGCTAGCAACGATGACTGATTGTCTCCCTGCATATGCAGCCAAAGGGGTTGCTATAGCTGCCTTCTACCTGGCTAGGTGCCTCCATCTTGGCCGAGGCACAGAGAAAGATGAAGCTGCTGCTAAAAAATACTATTCTAAG gctTGCCTTCTGGATCCCGATGTTGCTTCTGAGCTTGAACTGAAAGCTAATCTTGGAAGAATTTAA
- the LOC125692098 gene encoding LRP2-binding protein isoform X2, with amino-acid sequence MRRSTGEVSCTPHLVHCIFILLSQGRYEEAFVQFEKNKDTDFQALYQLGVMHYDGLGTNKDPEKGVEYMKKILYSDSPDARHLRFAAAYNLGRAHYEGYGVKHSTEEAERLWLIAADHGNPKASVKAQSTLGMLYSMPDLKDLKKAFFWHSEACGNGSLESQGALGVMYLYGQGIRRNSKAALKCLKAAAERGNIYAQGHLVEYYYSRRFFSTAAAIAKRTTENDNIEMLATMTDCLPAYAAKGVAIAAFYLARCLHLGRGTEKDEAAAKKYYSKACLLDPDVASELELKANLGRI; translated from the exons ATGAGGAGATCGACTGGAGAGGTAAGCTGTACTCCTCATCTGGTGCACTGTATCTTCATCCTTCTTTCCCAGGGGAGGTATGAAGAAGCATTCGtacaatttgaaaaaaacaagGACACAGATTTTCAGGCACTGTATCAGCTTGGTGTAATGCATTACGATGGACTAGGCACTAATAAGGACCCT GAAAAGGGAGTGGAATACATGAAGAAAATACTCTACTCTGattccccagatgcaagacaCTTAAGGTTTGCAGCTGCGTACAATCTTGGCAGAGCACATTATGAAGGATATGGTGTTAAGCATTCAACTGAAGAGgctgaaag GTTGTGGCTTATTGCTGCAGACCATGGGAATCCAAAAGCAAGCGTGAAGGCCCAGAGTACTTTAGGAATGCTTTATTCCATGCCAGATCTAAAGGATCTGAAGAAG GCCTTTTTCTGGCACTCAGAAGCATGTGGCAACGGAAGCCTGGAATCACAGGGTGCACTTGGTGTTATGTATCTCTATGGACAAGGTATACGTCGGAACAGTAAGGCTGCTCTGAAGTgcttgaaagcagcagcagaaagaggaaacatCTATGCTCAAGGCCACCTTGTGGAATATTATTACAGTAGAAGATTCTTCTCAACAGCTGCTGCCATAGCCAAAAG GACTACAGAAAATGACAACATCGAGATGCTAGCAACGATGACTGATTGTCTCCCTGCATATGCAGCCAAAGGGGTTGCTATAGCTGCCTTCTACCTGGCTAGGTGCCTCCATCTTGGCCGAGGCACAGAGAAAGATGAAGCTGCTGCTAAAAAATACTATTCTAAG gctTGCCTTCTGGATCCCGATGTTGCTTCTGAGCTTGAACTGAAAGCTAATCTTGGAAGAATTTAA